A region of Dictyostelium discoideum AX4 chromosome 1 chromosome, whole genome shotgun sequence DNA encodes the following proteins:
- the cybA gene encoding flavocytochrome b small subunit, protein MGKFKLGNWAAMIGMAACWCLIAGGIMGIWYERRYIAIYSICVGGVLYPLLYPLSFLGPLKAIFHQYYVAAALMAGLSVLCYFLVPTMLAAMVMDISAVVFLISAIKGERGDFFDKQD, encoded by the exons atggGAAAATTTAAACTTGGTAATTGGGCAGCAATGATTGGAATGGCTGCATGTTGGTGTTTAATTGCAGGTGGAATTATGGGTATTTGGTATGAAAGAAGATATATAGCAATCTATTCAat ttgtgttggtggtgttttATATCCATTATTATACCCACTTTCATTTTTAGGACCATTAAAAGCAATTTTTCATCAATATTATGTCGCAGCAGCATTAATGGCAGGACTTAGTGTATTATGTTACTTTTTAGTACCAACCATGTTAGCAGCTATGGTAATGGATATAAGTGCAGtagtatttttaatttctgcCATTAAAGGTGAAAGAGGTGATTTTTTCGATAAACaggattaa